The genomic region GTTTTATCACCTGAGAAAGCGTTGACCTGAGGCCCGCTCAGTACCTTTGAGGCCGCTACGCGCTGGGCTTTCAGCGACGAAAGGTAACGCGCAAATACCGATTCTGTAATCAGAGACAGTGGCTCCCCGAGATCCAGAGAGCTTTGGCTTGTCCACTTACCTGTGCCTTTATTCGCTGCCTCGTCAAGAATGACATCGACAAGGTACTGACCACACTCATCTTTCTTAACGAATATCTCTTTCGTAATATCAATTAAATAGCTACTAAGCTCACCGTTATTCCATTCAGTGAAGGTTTTCGCCAACTCGTCATTGGTCAGATTTAAGGCATTTTTTAACAGAGAATAGGCTTCCGCAATAAGCTGCATATCACCATACTCGATACCATTATGTACCATTTTTACATAGTGGCCCGCGCCATCAGGGCCGATGTAGGTTACACAGGCTTCACCTTCTGCACGTGCAGCAATCTTATCGAGGATAGGCGAAACCAGTTCGTAAGCCTCTTTCTGCCCACCTGGCATAATTGATGGGCCTTTTAATGCACCTTCTTCGCCACCGGAAACACCCGTCCCGATGAAATTGAATCCCTGGTCGGATAGCTCACGATTGCGGCGAATGGTGTCTTTATAGAAGGTGTTACCGCCATCGATCAGAATGTCACCTTTGTCGAGGTGTGGGGTCAGAGATGCAATGGTTTTGTCAGTTGCTTCACCAGCCTGAACCATCAGCAGGATACGCCGGGGTTTCTCAAGAGAATCAACAAACTCTTCGATGGTGTAGTAGGGGGCCAGCTTTTTGCCTGCGTTCTCAGCGATAACCTCATCCGTTTTTTCACGAGAGCGGTTAAAGATGGATACGGTGTAGCCACGGCTTTCAATGTTGAGAGCCAGGTTACGTCCCATTACTGCCATACCTACAACGCCGATCTGTTGCTTGGACATTACATACTCCTGTCTGAAGGACACCCACGGCGTAAATCAGATACGCCGTATAACAAAGTGTGAAACATGTTAACTCAGGATAGCCGATGATAGGTAGTGATTGGTGTAATTGGTAATATTTCTTTAAAAATAACAAGTTAGAAAGCTTTAACTCCTTTAATCAACAAGGGTAACCGCACCGTTTTCAGACTAAATCAGCTTTATTGATGTGAGTTTTAAAATACAAGGGCAAGATCTCGTCCGGTTTTCCGTCCATTTTAACCGTACCGTGTTCAAGCCAAAGTATTCTTGTACACACCCTGGCCATCAGTTCATAGCTGTGGCTGGCAAGGATCAGGATTTTCGTCGCGTTAATTATGTTGCTCAAACGACTTTCCGCTTTTTCTTTAAAACCTTCATCCCCTACGGAAAGCCATTCATCCATTAATAATATCTCAGGCGTAAAAATGGTTGAAACGCTGAAGCCAAGCCTCATTTGCATGCCTGATGAGTAAGTTCTGACTGGCATGTCGATGAAATCACCCAGATCGGTGAAAGCTATAATTTCATCAATTTTATCGGCAATTTCTTTTTTTCTGAGACCGAGCAACGCTCCGCGAATATAGATATTTTCCCGCCCGGTAAATTCCGGATTGATCCCTAATGAGATAGAAATAAGCGACCCGATTTCACCTTCAATCCTCGCCTTCCCGGTGGTCGGATGATAAACGCGGCTGAACATACGTAATAACGTTGTTTTACCAGCACCATTGTGCCCAATCAGACCTACACGTTCACCGTCATTAATTTCAAAATTAAGGTTATTCAGCGCTGAAACAACAACTTTCCCATTGCTCTCACCAACTTTTCCACCGGTGGCAAAATTTATAAAATTCTTTTTAATAGACCGTGACGCTGCATCAAATATAGGAAAATCAATACCTACATTACTAAATTTTATAATAGCCATAAAAACCCTACACCCAGTATGGAACGCGATATTTAAACTTACTGGTCATCATCGTGGAAAATGCGATGCCAATCACGGCCATGATTACTGTAACACAATATGTTGTTACGGAAGGAATCTGCCCCAATAACGGTGCACGCACAACATCCATCAAATGATAGAATGGGTTAAAATTAAGTAATGTTGCGCCAACTCTGTGAGTCAGAAGTTGTGGCATCCAGATTATTGGCGTTAAATAAAAAACAACCTGCATCAGGCTCATAATGATTTGGGTCATATCACGAAAACGTGCGCAAATCAGCGCCAGTACCATTAACAGCCAGGAGACATTTAAAGCCAGTATGACAAAACCAGGGACAACCAGCAGAACATTCCAATTAATCCCCTTTGATACAGCAAACAACACTAAAGGAAAAATAACAATATTGTGCATAAAAATAATGAAATTCTTCCATACTACTCTTAATACATGCACATGCAATGGGACAGGAAGCTGTTTAATTATTCCTTCTGCTGAAATCAGTGCATCGCAACCTTCAGTAATACAGCCCGACAAGAATCCCCAGATGACCAGACCCAGCGTTAAATAAGGCAGAAAATCATGCAGTGGCGTTTTGAACAGATTAGCAAAAACCATCCCCATGGTAGTAATCATTACCGCCATGCTGATAGTTATCCAGAATGGACCTAAACGCGAACGCTTATAACGTTGTCGAATATCCTGACCGCCCATTACCCGTACAATATGGAAAGATCTAAGCGTGCTGACAAGATCGTTAATGCCAGGTGAATTTCGAAAAAAAGACATTTACAAAATACCCCAGTCGTACGCTTTTCGTTTCATACCGAAAAGGAATTTTCCACCTGACAACCGGCTCATCATCAGCGTCATAAATTCATCCTGTTGTGACTCATCAATCTGATCTTTTAACTTGAGTAAATCGCTAAAATTACATACGGATCGATAGATTAAATCAAGCTTAATAATTGGTAACCCAAGATAATGCAGAGCAATACAATTATTATGAATCTGTGAACCCCTTGTAAAGTCGTCAAGGTATATACTCATCAGACGCCTTTTCAGCACATTACCATGCGGGAGCGCCTCAAAGTTCACACCTGTCATAAATGTAGCAAAACTCACAAAATCTATTTTTTCTTCAACGATCTCATCATCATTTTTGTCATTTCTGCGTCTTCTTACTTCTATTTCCTGATTGGGTCTCTCAGCATCATCTAAATCTTTCAGATATTTTCTATAATATGACTTCAATACAAAATCTGATTCAAAATACTCGATCAGGAAACGAACGCTCGTCCAGTATCGGCGATCACCTTCACGACGGAAAACAAAATAATTTTTAAATAATGACTCGTCCTGAGTAAGCACTTTTTCAAAATAATTGACATCATACAATGCCTTAAAGTTTTCTTCAGTACTAACTAAAGATTTCAGTACCAAGCTAAGTTTAAACTCACCCCGCTTAATAACAAAAGGTCTTACATTCGATAATTTATAGTTTTCCCAGAAATCCCTGAATTTATCTTTACGGATAAGATTGCCAGTAACGGAAATACAAAATGACCCAAGATGGTGAGAGATTTCTCTGTTTTCAGTTGCACCCAACACTTCAGTCTCTGTGTTATAAAGTTGGGAGATAAAGCGCTTTAATCCCCTTTTTGAAAAGAACACACTGTCATTAATGATCAACAGTCTTTGACATTTTTCGGCAATTTTATTCTGATAAATATAATTCATGCCTGTTTTATAACTACCAAAATCACGACCAAAGTTATCACGTTCGATATAAACATCGATAAGTTCAGGTTGATAATTTTCAGCACTTAACCTGAGCGTATTTACTGCAACAATATAAATTCCCTGTGACTTCGCTTCTTTAAGTAATTCAATTGTATCTCTTCTCAGTTCATTTTTTTCATACAGGGCAAGCAACATTACTTTGCCTTCAGAAAACTCTGCCTTATGAACAACATTATGGATTTTCTTCGTTTTTATATCATCGCAAACAGACAGAAAAGCATAGTAACTATAGAAAAAGATCTTCATAGCAAGATTATAAAAATATCTCACAATACCTTTCATTTTTTCACCGTAATAATGGTTTGCATGGTTTAAAATAATTTTCCAAACGCATTCATGATATAGAAAAAGCAAGTTTCAATTACAGACTGGCGATAACTCCGGCAAGCATGAAAACATCGTATTCTGGTAAAAACGCTTTTTCCTCTACAGCTGTAGAAGTGATCGAGAATTTTCTGACTTTGACGAGGTAGC from Erwinia tracheiphila harbors:
- the gndA gene encoding NADP-dependent phosphogluconate dehydrogenase; its protein translation is MSKQQIGVVGMAVMGRNLALNIESRGYTVSIFNRSREKTDEVIAENAGKKLAPYYTIEEFVDSLEKPRRILLMVQAGEATDKTIASLTPHLDKGDILIDGGNTFYKDTIRRNRELSDQGFNFIGTGVSGGEEGALKGPSIMPGGQKEAYELVSPILDKIAARAEGEACVTYIGPDGAGHYVKMVHNGIEYGDMQLIAEAYSLLKNALNLTNDELAKTFTEWNNGELSSYLIDITKEIFVKKDECGQYLVDVILDEAANKGTGKWTSQSSLDLGEPLSLITESVFARYLSSLKAQRVAASKVLSGPQVNAFSGDKTEFIEKVRRALYLGKIVSYAQGFSQLKAASGENNWNLNYGEIAKIFRAGCIIRAQFLQKITDAYADNADIANLLLASYFKNIADEYQQALRDVVAWAVQNGIPTPTFSAAIAYYDSYRSAVLPANLIQAQRDYFGAHTYKRTDKEGVFHTEWLE
- a CDS encoding ABC transporter ATP-binding protein yields the protein MAIIKFSNVGIDFPIFDAASRSIKKNFINFATGGKVGESNGKVVVSALNNLNFEINDGERVGLIGHNGAGKTTLLRMFSRVYHPTTGKARIEGEIGSLISISLGINPEFTGRENIYIRGALLGLRKKEIADKIDEIIAFTDLGDFIDMPVRTYSSGMQMRLGFSVSTIFTPEILLMDEWLSVGDEGFKEKAESRLSNIINATKILILASHSYELMARVCTRILWLEHGTVKMDGKPDEILPLYFKTHINKADLV
- a CDS encoding ABC transporter permease; the protein is MGGQDIRQRYKRSRLGPFWITISMAVMITTMGMVFANLFKTPLHDFLPYLTLGLVIWGFLSGCITEGCDALISAEGIIKQLPVPLHVHVLRVVWKNFIIFMHNIVIFPLVLFAVSKGINWNVLLVVPGFVILALNVSWLLMVLALICARFRDMTQIIMSLMQVVFYLTPIIWMPQLLTHRVGATLLNFNPFYHLMDVVRAPLLGQIPSVTTYCVTVIMAVIGIAFSTMMTSKFKYRVPYWV
- a CDS encoding rhamnan synthesis F family protein is translated as MKGIVRYFYNLAMKIFFYSYYAFLSVCDDIKTKKIHNVVHKAEFSEGKVMLLALYEKNELRRDTIELLKEAKSQGIYIVAVNTLRLSAENYQPELIDVYIERDNFGRDFGSYKTGMNYIYQNKIAEKCQRLLIINDSVFFSKRGLKRFISQLYNTETEVLGATENREISHHLGSFCISVTGNLIRKDKFRDFWENYKLSNVRPFVIKRGEFKLSLVLKSLVSTEENFKALYDVNYFEKVLTQDESLFKNYFVFRREGDRRYWTSVRFLIEYFESDFVLKSYYRKYLKDLDDAERPNQEIEVRRRRNDKNDDEIVEEKIDFVSFATFMTGVNFEALPHGNVLKRRLMSIYLDDFTRGSQIHNNCIALHYLGLPIIKLDLIYRSVCNFSDLLKLKDQIDESQQDEFMTLMMSRLSGGKFLFGMKRKAYDWGIL